From Aedes albopictus strain Foshan chromosome 1, AalbF5, whole genome shotgun sequence, one genomic window encodes:
- the LOC134287792 gene encoding uncharacterized protein LOC134287792, protein MIMISAGQCQEQMILFLRFEMKKKQQVQKRLLMMSLKEAYMIFVDMYKTVNIGFTVFTQLRPKHCILLDSTGIHNVCICTIHENVNLMFNSIRIVSQDEIIQKMLCDISTRTDNCFFRACEKCACNEHIEEELTLILESNDKEEIIFQQWLNTDRCNLETIIKPVDEFVPYLVDKIDKLITHDFIHKQQSSFLRNKKDTLKDDEILAICDFSENYSFIIQNAAQGYHWNNSQATIHPFEIYYMKDNKLVNVSFIIISEVMAHDTVAVQLFISKMIDFMKQLTNFSKIYFMSDGAASQYKNKKNFASLCRFQSKHALRAEWHFFCNVPR, encoded by the coding sequence tttctgaggttcgaaatgaaaaaaaaacaacaagttcaaaaacgacttttgatgatgtcgctcaaagaggcttatatgatttttgtagatatgtacaaaactgtgaatattggtttcacagtatttacacagttgcggccaaagcattgtattttacttgattctactggtatacataatgtatgcatatgtactattcatgaaaatgtaaatttaatgttcaacagtataagaattgtgtcacaagatgaaataatacaaaaaatgctttgcgatatttccaccagaacagataattgctttttccgtgcttgtgaaaagtgtgcttgtaatgaacacattgaagaggaacttacattgatattagaatcaaatgacaaagaagagattatatttcagcagtggttgaatactgatcgctgtaatttagaaacgattattaaacctgttgatgaatttgttccgtatcttgttgataaaattgacaaacttataacacacgactttattcataaacaacaatcatcatttctcagaaataaaaaagatacattaaaggatgatgaaattcttgcgatttgtgatttctctgaaaactattcattcataattcaaaacgctgctcaaggatatcattggaacaactcgcaagcaacaatacacccatttgaaatttactatatgaaagataataaacttgtaaatgttagcttcattatcatatcggaagtaatggctcacgatacagttgcggtccagttgttcatctcaaaaatgatagattttatgaaacaattaacgaacttttctaaaatttattttatgtctgatggggcagcatcacaatacaaaaataagaagaactttgctagtctatgtagattccagtcaaagcatgcattaagagcagaatggcattttttttgcaacgtcccaaggtaa